From the Acidimicrobiales bacterium genome, one window contains:
- a CDS encoding thiamine pyrophosphate-binding protein has translation MTDENCAEVLARSLVTAGVTTMFGYPGDPTIELMEQARRQGIDVVLARREGTAAFMAEGQAALTGSLGVAFSTLGPGSTALVNGVAAAQLDRVPMLALSGQIESGSEQFFTHQVVDHKLLFSPITKWSGRLEPRSAATVIRKAIRTATAERPGAVHLTCPNDSLTATALDGEVLAVPLGRERQATVVVERAAGAAGPLELLGGARRPIVLAGISAARAEASASLVAFAEALGAPVVVAPMAKGVFPESHPLFAGVSDVACNKVVKEFMDGADLIVAVGFDPVELVKPWTFKAPVLHLDSTPNTDQIYAAPCEVTGDIAAVLDWLTAGWRGEPRWSDGEVAAHRERLRAAYYAGRTSGRLNPSDVVDLVQSALPADTVVTTDVGSHKFLVAQGWRTERPRSVLMSNGLSAMGFGLPAAIAAAMTVPGHQVVAMIGDGGFAMTATELRLAARLGLGLVCVVFTDGSLNRIELKQMAIGYPSTATQLEEMDLVALAGGLACDGVRVDSEGDLEKVLGDLGGLTRPLIIEAQIDPAQYLAQF, from the coding sequence GTGACCGACGAGAACTGCGCTGAGGTCCTCGCACGCTCGCTCGTGACGGCGGGGGTGACGACGATGTTCGGTTACCCCGGGGACCCGACCATCGAGCTCATGGAACAGGCGCGCCGGCAGGGGATCGACGTCGTGCTCGCCCGCCGAGAGGGGACAGCGGCCTTCATGGCCGAGGGTCAGGCCGCGCTCACCGGCTCCCTCGGCGTCGCCTTCTCAACGCTCGGGCCGGGCTCGACGGCGCTCGTGAACGGGGTCGCCGCCGCGCAGCTCGACCGCGTCCCGATGCTCGCCCTCTCCGGTCAGATCGAGAGCGGCAGTGAGCAGTTCTTCACCCACCAGGTCGTCGATCACAAACTGCTCTTCTCGCCGATCACGAAGTGGTCGGGGCGTCTCGAGCCGCGCTCGGCGGCGACGGTGATCCGCAAGGCGATCCGCACCGCGACGGCCGAGCGGCCGGGCGCCGTCCACCTCACCTGCCCGAACGACTCCCTGACGGCCACCGCCCTCGACGGCGAGGTGCTGGCGGTCCCCCTCGGACGTGAGCGCCAGGCGACGGTCGTCGTCGAGCGCGCCGCAGGCGCGGCAGGCCCCCTCGAGCTCCTCGGAGGGGCGCGCCGCCCGATCGTGCTCGCCGGCATCTCCGCAGCCCGCGCCGAGGCGTCCGCGTCGCTCGTCGCCTTCGCCGAGGCGCTCGGCGCGCCCGTCGTGGTCGCGCCGATGGCCAAGGGCGTCTTTCCCGAGAGCCACCCGCTCTTCGCTGGCGTCAGCGACGTCGCCTGCAACAAGGTCGTGAAGGAGTTCATGGACGGTGCCGACCTGATCGTGGCCGTCGGCTTCGACCCGGTCGAGCTCGTGAAGCCCTGGACCTTCAAGGCGCCGGTGCTGCACCTCGACTCGACCCCGAACACCGATCAGATCTACGCCGCCCCCTGCGAGGTGACCGGCGACATCGCCGCGGTGCTCGACTGGTTGACGGCGGGTTGGCGCGGCGAGCCGCGCTGGAGCGACGGGGAGGTAGCGGCGCACCGCGAGCGCCTGCGGGCCGCGTACTACGCGGGGCGCACCAGTGGTCGCCTCAACCCGAGCGACGTCGTCGACCTCGTGCAGTCCGCCCTGCCGGCCGACACCGTGGTCACGACCGACGTCGGCTCGCACAAGTTCCTCGTCGCGCAGGGTTGGCGCACCGAGCGGCCGCGTTCGGTGCTCATGTCGAACGGCCTCTCGGCGATGGGCTTCGGCCTCCCGGCCGCGATCGCGGCGGCGATGACGGTGCCCGGGCACCAGGTCGTGGCGATGATCGGCGACGGCGGCTTCGCGATGACGGCCACCGAGCTGCGCCTCGCCGCCCGCCTCGGCCTCGGCCTCGTCTGCGTGGTCTTCACGGACGGGAGCCTCAACCGCATCGAGCTGAAGCAGATGGCGATCGGCTACCCGAGCACCGCGACCCAGCTCGAGGAGATGGACCTCGTCGCGCTCGCGGGTGGCCTCGCCTGCGACGGCGTGCGGGTCGACTCCGAGGGCGACCTCGAGAAGGTCCTCGGCGACCTCGGGGGGCTGACGCGCCCCCTCATCATCGAGGCCCAGATCGACCCCGCGCAGTACCTCGCGCAGTTTTGA